In one window of Acidobacteriota bacterium DNA:
- a CDS encoding DUF3373 family protein, with amino-acid sequence MRKFINLFIALILLPGPLVWAQNPTPVNQPTTSAQKETAPTDQLRQEIELLKKTISALEERLAAQEKKQTEVQATTPDQKTNEQLKDLDRRVTKTERDTALQRVKFGGDYRFEAHSIQGTIPAHFDGMKLQNLVVKSMFAMNVLGRPPASVNEINQAVAGHYSDYQYFTSSLTFDQLKQAMGQFPAELQQQLFGMLMPATFVPEYKADNKILYTNRLRIRMDSQLADNLTVSARLSMYKVFGDSTGVQVFNGAPNTLNIDGTTAGVPNSDILRVERAYFTWNNIGNSPFFLSIGRRPSTEGPPLNLRQDELRGGTPSGALIDYQFDGMTFGFRASDHTILRLCYGVGYESGFGNGEVLKLPQDRLKDVHFLGGNVDLWTSENMLIQATVARAFDVTDGFNGTMVLPNNPLTGDPVGAPVVMRFTPSTNLGNINLYGLNVTRKFNHLDTFVSANFVGLRPNDKTTPFGGLGVDPFEVPKNQNGSMIYLGARYGFGNDDRSKIGFEFNKGSKYWFNFAQAEDDIISPKTNTRGEVYETYFTHRITSRFIFKADFMRYNYKYSGSGWHLGAPKKLTDSPILGFPTYSKASKFSVGLVARF; translated from the coding sequence ATGCGCAAGTTTATTAATCTTTTTATCGCACTTATATTGCTTCCAGGTCCTTTGGTTTGGGCGCAAAACCCGACTCCGGTCAACCAACCGACCACTTCCGCTCAGAAAGAAACCGCTCCTACAGACCAACTCCGTCAGGAAATCGAACTCTTAAAAAAGACCATCTCGGCGCTTGAAGAGAGGCTTGCCGCACAGGAAAAAAAACAAACTGAAGTTCAAGCCACAACCCCTGACCAAAAAACCAATGAACAACTGAAAGACCTCGACCGCCGGGTCACCAAAACCGAACGCGACACCGCCTTGCAACGGGTGAAATTCGGCGGCGATTATCGCTTTGAAGCGCACTCGATTCAAGGCACCATCCCGGCACATTTCGATGGCATGAAATTGCAGAACCTGGTGGTCAAAAGTATGTTCGCCATGAACGTACTCGGACGCCCGCCCGCGAGCGTCAACGAAATCAATCAAGCGGTCGCCGGGCATTACAGCGATTATCAATACTTCACCAGCAGTTTGACTTTTGACCAACTCAAACAGGCGATGGGGCAATTCCCTGCCGAGTTGCAACAACAATTATTCGGCATGTTGATGCCCGCAACCTTCGTTCCCGAATACAAAGCCGACAACAAAATCCTCTACACCAATCGCCTGCGCATTCGCATGGATTCGCAACTGGCGGATAACCTGACGGTCTCTGCGCGACTCAGTATGTACAAAGTTTTCGGCGATTCCACAGGCGTGCAGGTCTTTAATGGCGCGCCGAACACCTTGAACATAGACGGAACCACCGCAGGGGTTCCCAATTCCGACATTCTGCGCGTTGAACGCGCCTACTTCACCTGGAATAACATCGGCAATTCGCCGTTCTTCCTCTCAATCGGTCGTCGTCCGTCAACCGAAGGACCGCCGCTCAATCTGCGTCAAGACGAACTGCGCGGCGGCACGCCATCGGGCGCATTGATTGATTATCAATTCGACGGTATGACGTTCGGTTTCCGCGCCAGCGACCACACGATTTTGCGACTCTGTTACGGCGTCGGTTATGAATCGGGATTCGGCAACGGTGAAGTGTTGAAACTCCCGCAAGACCGTTTGAAAGATGTGCATTTCCTGGGCGGCAATGTTGACCTGTGGACTTCCGAAAATATGTTGATTCAAGCCACGGTCGCGCGCGCTTTCGATGTCACGGACGGCTTCAACGGCACGATGGTTTTACCGAATAATCCCTTGACCGGCGACCCTGTCGGAGCGCCCGTGGTAATGCGCTTTACGCCGTCAACGAATCTCGGCAACATCAATCTCTATGGCTTGAATGTCACGCGCAAGTTCAATCATCTGGATACCTTTGTGAGCGCCAATTTCGTCGGGCTTCGTCCGAACGACAAGACCACGCCGTTTGGCGGGCTTGGGGTTGATCCGTTCGAGGTTCCGAAAAATCAAAACGGCAGCATGATTTATCTCGGCGCGCGTTATGGTTTCGGCAACGATGACCGCAGCAAGATTGGTTTTGAATTCAACAAAGGCTCGAAATACTGGTTCAATTTCGCGCAAGCCGAAGACGATATTATTTCGCCCAAAACCAACACGCGCGGCGAAGTTTATGAAACCTACTTCACCCATCGCATCACCAGCCGGTTCATCTTCAAAGCCGACTTCATGCGTTACAACTACAAGTATTCAGGCTCCGGCTGGCATCTCGGAGCGCCAAAGAAACTGACCGATTCGCCGATTCTGGGATTCCCGACCTACAGCAAAGCGTCGAAATTCTCTGTCGGTTTAGTGGCGCGTTTTTAG